In Gopherus flavomarginatus isolate rGopFla2 chromosome 5, rGopFla2.mat.asm, whole genome shotgun sequence, one DNA window encodes the following:
- the ITGAX gene encoding integrin alpha-X isoform X1 — MDPLPLLIYLFTVLAPSHGFSVDVEVPITFQEAAAGFGQSVVQFGSARAGGLIVGAPLQTGDVNETGKVYKCDPGSRRCQEIPIQRPPDAVNMSLGLSLAARDSKFLVCGPTVHQACGENMYVKGYCFLLDQSLQQPQRIPNTLAECPRRFTDIVLLIDGSGSIEAEDFSKMKTFLSEIMKRFHSTDTQFALMQYSHRFRDHFDFSQYRRSSNPNRLLRSVWQLTGATHTASAIQKVVRDLFTSERGARDEATKILIVITDGEKTGDPLSYSDVIPEAQRAGIIRYAIGVGNAFFKPAAQEELQEIASKPSNEHVFRVDNFDALQSIQSQLQEKIFAIEGTQSQNSSSFQLEMSQEGFSSLLSPDGPVLGAVGAYAWSGGIYLYGSSGKPSFINVSRTSTDMNDAYLGYSSQVITANGQSSYVVGAPRYQHTGKVILFSQDTKGREWTPRSELSGEQIGSYFGGTLCAVDLDRDGNTDLVLIGAPMYYTRLNGGRVYNCPINWPRMTLICTETLQGETEQAFGRFGASMSEIGDISGDGQTDVAIGAPMENNNRGALYIFHGGKGGFSPQYRQRIDGLLFPSRLHYFGQAVSGGTDLTGDGLPDIAVGAQGQILLLRSRPVLRVRVSISFQPPTIPTSAFNCQEQEQLNTEASRAEVCFTVTKSTMDSLGNGISSNIQYSLSLDPGRTKIRAAFDSTGPVLSRELRLGIEKKCEKHQIKLPLCPEDTLTPITLRLNYTLTGEPIAAAGRLRPILSEDSALVSVGSLPFEKDCGSDKVCTDELQISFNFSGLSTLVVGVTPELNTTVSIRNRGENSYSTTVQFFYPAALSYRRVLLLQSNRRAVAVKCSSAVGSKEQTQRNSTCHVNHPIFWSGAEAIFIATFDVSSEADLGDRLQIMANASSDNGGPITEHMIHRAELPVKYGIFIILTSLEESTKYVNFSSKEAGISVPVTHRYEVKNLRQRSVPISVTFQFPVELSGVRVWDASEVVPSKPQLAQCNSEAETPGSKDFVKQMSERPLLDCSVATCKKIRCRIASLEMQQPLEFVIKGNISFQWVSQTQQQKVSLVSEARIEYEEKKYTQKEGFIQRQVQTVVERSEVYNYLPIIVGSSVGGLVLLALITAALYKFGFFKRQYKQRMEGDGAEPAQSDASSPPDAPKQ, encoded by the exons ATGGACCCTCTGCCTTTGCTCATCTACCTATTCACAG TGCTGGCACCAAGCCATGGATTCAGCGTGGACGTGGAGGTACCCATCACCTTCCAGGAGGCAGCAGCGGGCTTTGGGCAGAGCGTGGTGCAGTTTGGGAGTGCCAGAGCTGGGGG GCTGATCGTCGGGGCCCCGCTGCAGACGGGAGACGTGAATGAAACTGGCAAAGTCTACAAGTGTGACCCGGGCTCCAGACGCTGCCAGGAGATCCCCATCCAGA GGCCCCCGGATGCAGTAAACATGTCCCTCGGATTGTCTCTGGCTGCTCGAGACTCCAAATTCCTG GTGTGCGGCCCCACAGTGCACCAGGCCTGTGGGGAGAACATGTACGTCAAGGGCTACTGCTTCCTCCTGGACCAGAGCCTCCAGCAGCCCCAACGCATCCCAAACACCCTAGCAG AGTGCCCCCGACGTTTCACAGACATAGTGCTCCTCATCGATGGATCGGGCAGCATCGAAGCTGAGGACTTTTCAAAGATGAAGACGTTTCTCTCTGAGATCATGAAGCGTTTCCACAGCACCGACACGCAG TTTGCCCTCATGCAATATTCGCACAGGTTTAGAGACCACTTCGACTTCTCACAGTACAGGAGGAGCAGCAACCCCAATCGCCTCCTCAGGTCGGTCTGGCAGCTCACGGGAGCGACGCACACGGCCAGCGCCATCCAGAAAGTGGT GCGGGACCTGTTCACTTCTGAGAGAGGCGCTCGGGATGAGGCCACCAAGATTCTCATTGTGATCACAGATGGGGAGAAAACTGGAGACCCACTTTCTTATTCAGATGTAATACCTGAGGCTCAGAGAGCTGGAATCATCCGCTACGCCATCGGG GTTGGCAATGCCTTCTTCAAGCCTGCTGCCCAAGAGGAGCTCCAGGAGATCGCATCTAAGCCCAGCAATGAGCACGTCTTCCGTGTGGATAATTTCGATGCCCTCCAGAGCatccagagccagctgcaggagAAAATCTTTGCCATTGAAG GCACCCAGTCCCAGAACAGCAGCTCCTTCCAGCTGGAGATGTCTCAGGAAGGATTCAGCTCCCTGCTGTCCCCT GACgggcctgtgctgggagcagtggGAGCCTATGCCTGGTCCGGTGGGATATACCTGTACGGGAGTAGCGGGAAGCCGAGCTTCATCAATGTATCCAGAACCTCCACTGACATGAATGATGCTTACCTCG GTTATTCGTCTCAGGTCATCACAGCCAATGGGCAGAGCAGCTACGTGGTCGGGGCCCCTCGCTATCAACACACCGGCAAAGTCATCCTGTTCAGCCAAGATACCAAGGGCAGGGAATGGACACCCAGATCGGAGCTGTCAGGAGAACAG ATTGGCTCATATTTTGGGGGTACACTGTGCGCTGTGGACCTCGACAGAGATGGGAACACAGACCTGGTTCTAATCGGAGCCCCCATGTACTATACACGTCTGAATGGAGGACGGGTCTATAACTGCCCGATTAACTGGCCG AGGATGACACTGATCTGCACCGAGACACTGCAAGGAGAGACGGAGCAGGCATTTGGGCGCTTTGGGGCCAGCATGTCTGAAATCGGGGACATCAGCGGGGACGGACAGACAGATGTGGCCATCGGGGCCCCAATGGAGAACAACAATCGTGGAGCCTTGTACATTTTCCATGGGGGAAAGGGAGGCTTCAGTCCCCAGTACAGACAG cgCATAGACGGGTTGCTGTTTCCCAGCAGGCTGCACTACTTCGGCCAGGCCGTCAGTGGCGGGACAGACCTGACGGGGGATGGGCTGCCAGACATCGCGGTGGGAGCACAAGGGCAGAtcctcctgctgag GTCCCGGCCAGTGCTCAGAGTCAGGGTCTCCATCAGCTTTCAGCCTCCCACGATCCCCACCTCGGCCTTTAACtgccaggagcaggagcagctcaACACGGAGGCCAGCAGGGCAGAGGTCTGCTTCACCGTCACTAAGAGCACCATGGACAGCCTAG GCAATGGGATCTCCAGCAACATCCAGTACAGCCTGTCCCTGGACCCCGGGCGGACGAAGATCCGAGCCGCCTTCGACTCCACCGGCCCCGTCCTGAGCAGGGAGCTGCGGCTCGGCATTGAGAAGAAATGTGAGAAGCATCAGATAAAGTTACCT ctctgccctgaggACACACTGACCCCCATCACCCTGCGCCTCAACTACACCCTGACCGGGGAGCCCATCGCTGCTGCCGGtcgcctcagacccatcctgagTGAGGACTCCGCACTGGTGTCTGTAGGCTCG CTCCCGTTTGAGAAGGACTGCGGCAGTGACAAAGTCTGCACTGATGAACTACAAATTTCCTTCAATTTCTCAGG CTTGAGCACCCTGGTGGTGGGGGTCACCCCTGAACTCAACACCACCGTCTCCATCCGGAACCGTGGTGAGAATTCCTACAGCACCACGGTGCAGTTCTTCTACCCGGCCGCGCTGTCCTACCGCCGGGTCCTGCTGCTCCAG TCTAACAGGAGGGCCGTGGCCGTTAAGTGCAGCTCGGCCGTGGGCTCCAAGGAGCAGACTCAGAGGAACAGCACCTGCCACGTCAACCACCCCATCTTCTGGAGCGGGGCTGAG GCCATCTTCATCGCCACCTTCGACGTCTCCTCTGAGGCCGACCTGGGGGACAGACTGCAGATCATGGCCAATGCCAGCAG tgacaATGGAGGCCCCATCACTGAGCACATGATTCACCGGGCGGAGCTGCCAGTCAAGTACGGCATCTTCATCATCCTCACCAG CCTTGAGGAGTCGACCAAGTACGTCAACTTCTCCTCCAAGGAGGCAGGGATAAGTGTGCCAGTGACACATCGGTACGAG GTCAAGAACCTGCGGCAGCGAAGCGTCCCCATCTCGGTCACGTTCCAGTTCCCCGTGGAGCTGAGCGGGGTCCGGGTGTGGGACGCCTCTGAGGTCGTCCCCTCCAAG CCCCAGCTGGCCCAGTGCAACAGTGAGGCTGAAACGCCTGGTTCAAAGGACTTTGTGAAGCAGATGAgcgagcgccccctgctg GACTGCTCCGTGGCCACCTGTAAGAAGATCCGGTGCAGAATCGCCTCCCTGGAAATGCAGCAGCCACTGGAGTTTGTGATCAAAGGGAACATCAGCTTCCAGTGGGTCTCCCAG ACTCAGCAGCAGAAAGTGAGTCTGGTGAGCGAGGCCCGGATTGAATATGAGGAGAAGAAATACACCCAGAAGGAGGGATTCATCCAGCGCCAG gtGCAGACGGTGGTGGAGCGCTCCGAGGTCTATAACTACCTGCCCATCATTGTGGGCAGCAGCGTAGGGGGCCTAGTCCTGCTGGCTCTCATCACTGCAGCCCTCTacaag TTCGGCTTCTTCAAGCGCCAGTACAAGCAGAGGATGGAGGGTGATGGGGCCGAGCCAGCCCAGAGCGATGCGTCCTCTCCCCCCGATGCCCCCAAACAATAG
- the ITGAX gene encoding integrin alpha-X isoform X2, with the protein MDPLPLLIYLFTVLAPSHGFSVDVEVPITFQEAAAGFGQSVVQFGSARAGGLIVGAPLQTGDVNETGKVYKCDPGSRRCQEIPIQRPPDAVNMSLGLSLAARDSKFLVCGPTVHQACGENMYVKGYCFLLDQSLQQPQRIPNTLAECPRRFTDIVLLIDGSGSIEAEDFSKMKTFLSEIMKRFHSTDTQFALMQYSHRFRDHFDFSQYRRSSNPNRLLRSVWQLTGATHTASAIQKVVRDLFTSERGARDEATKILIVITDGEKTGDPLSYSDVIPEAQRAGIIRYAIGVGNAFFKPAAQEELQEIASKPSNEHVFRVDNFDALQSIQSQLQEKIFAIEGTQSQNSSSFQLEMSQEGFSSLLSPDGPVLGAVGAYAWSGGIYLYGSSGKPSFINVSRTSTDMNDAYLGYSSQVITANGQSSYVVGAPRYQHTGKVILFSQDTKGREWTPRSELSGEQIGSYFGGTLCAVDLDRDGNTDLVLIGAPMYYTRLNGGRVYNCPINWPRMTLICTETLQGETEQAFGRFGASMSEIGDISGDGQTDVAIGAPMENNNRGALYIFHGGKGGFSPQYRQRIDGLLFPSRLHYFGQAVSGGTDLTGDGLPDIAVGAQGQILLLRSRPVLRVRVSISFQPPTIPTSAFNCQEQEQLNTEASRAEVCFTVTKSTMDSLGNGISSNIQYSLSLDPGRTKIRAAFDSTGPVLSRELRLGIEKKCEKHQIKLPLCPEDTLTPITLRLNYTLTGEPIAAAGRLRPILSEDSALVSVGSLPFEKDCGSDKVCTDELQISFNFSGLSTLVVGVTPELNTTVSIRNRGENSYSTTVQFFYPAALSYRRVLLLQSNRRAVAVKCSSAVGSKEQTQRNSTCHVNHPIFWSGAEAIFIATFDVSSEADLGDRLQIMANASSDNGGPITEHMIHRAELPVKYGIFIILTSLEESTKYVNFSSKEAGISVPVTHRYEVKNLRQRSVPISVTFQFPVELSGVRVWDASEVVPSKPQLAQCNSEAETPGSKDFVKQMSERPLLDCSVATCKKIRCRIASLEMQQPLEFVIKGNISFQWVSQVQTVVERSEVYNYLPIIVGSSVGGLVLLALITAALYKFGFFKRQYKQRMEGDGAEPAQSDASSPPDAPKQ; encoded by the exons ATGGACCCTCTGCCTTTGCTCATCTACCTATTCACAG TGCTGGCACCAAGCCATGGATTCAGCGTGGACGTGGAGGTACCCATCACCTTCCAGGAGGCAGCAGCGGGCTTTGGGCAGAGCGTGGTGCAGTTTGGGAGTGCCAGAGCTGGGGG GCTGATCGTCGGGGCCCCGCTGCAGACGGGAGACGTGAATGAAACTGGCAAAGTCTACAAGTGTGACCCGGGCTCCAGACGCTGCCAGGAGATCCCCATCCAGA GGCCCCCGGATGCAGTAAACATGTCCCTCGGATTGTCTCTGGCTGCTCGAGACTCCAAATTCCTG GTGTGCGGCCCCACAGTGCACCAGGCCTGTGGGGAGAACATGTACGTCAAGGGCTACTGCTTCCTCCTGGACCAGAGCCTCCAGCAGCCCCAACGCATCCCAAACACCCTAGCAG AGTGCCCCCGACGTTTCACAGACATAGTGCTCCTCATCGATGGATCGGGCAGCATCGAAGCTGAGGACTTTTCAAAGATGAAGACGTTTCTCTCTGAGATCATGAAGCGTTTCCACAGCACCGACACGCAG TTTGCCCTCATGCAATATTCGCACAGGTTTAGAGACCACTTCGACTTCTCACAGTACAGGAGGAGCAGCAACCCCAATCGCCTCCTCAGGTCGGTCTGGCAGCTCACGGGAGCGACGCACACGGCCAGCGCCATCCAGAAAGTGGT GCGGGACCTGTTCACTTCTGAGAGAGGCGCTCGGGATGAGGCCACCAAGATTCTCATTGTGATCACAGATGGGGAGAAAACTGGAGACCCACTTTCTTATTCAGATGTAATACCTGAGGCTCAGAGAGCTGGAATCATCCGCTACGCCATCGGG GTTGGCAATGCCTTCTTCAAGCCTGCTGCCCAAGAGGAGCTCCAGGAGATCGCATCTAAGCCCAGCAATGAGCACGTCTTCCGTGTGGATAATTTCGATGCCCTCCAGAGCatccagagccagctgcaggagAAAATCTTTGCCATTGAAG GCACCCAGTCCCAGAACAGCAGCTCCTTCCAGCTGGAGATGTCTCAGGAAGGATTCAGCTCCCTGCTGTCCCCT GACgggcctgtgctgggagcagtggGAGCCTATGCCTGGTCCGGTGGGATATACCTGTACGGGAGTAGCGGGAAGCCGAGCTTCATCAATGTATCCAGAACCTCCACTGACATGAATGATGCTTACCTCG GTTATTCGTCTCAGGTCATCACAGCCAATGGGCAGAGCAGCTACGTGGTCGGGGCCCCTCGCTATCAACACACCGGCAAAGTCATCCTGTTCAGCCAAGATACCAAGGGCAGGGAATGGACACCCAGATCGGAGCTGTCAGGAGAACAG ATTGGCTCATATTTTGGGGGTACACTGTGCGCTGTGGACCTCGACAGAGATGGGAACACAGACCTGGTTCTAATCGGAGCCCCCATGTACTATACACGTCTGAATGGAGGACGGGTCTATAACTGCCCGATTAACTGGCCG AGGATGACACTGATCTGCACCGAGACACTGCAAGGAGAGACGGAGCAGGCATTTGGGCGCTTTGGGGCCAGCATGTCTGAAATCGGGGACATCAGCGGGGACGGACAGACAGATGTGGCCATCGGGGCCCCAATGGAGAACAACAATCGTGGAGCCTTGTACATTTTCCATGGGGGAAAGGGAGGCTTCAGTCCCCAGTACAGACAG cgCATAGACGGGTTGCTGTTTCCCAGCAGGCTGCACTACTTCGGCCAGGCCGTCAGTGGCGGGACAGACCTGACGGGGGATGGGCTGCCAGACATCGCGGTGGGAGCACAAGGGCAGAtcctcctgctgag GTCCCGGCCAGTGCTCAGAGTCAGGGTCTCCATCAGCTTTCAGCCTCCCACGATCCCCACCTCGGCCTTTAACtgccaggagcaggagcagctcaACACGGAGGCCAGCAGGGCAGAGGTCTGCTTCACCGTCACTAAGAGCACCATGGACAGCCTAG GCAATGGGATCTCCAGCAACATCCAGTACAGCCTGTCCCTGGACCCCGGGCGGACGAAGATCCGAGCCGCCTTCGACTCCACCGGCCCCGTCCTGAGCAGGGAGCTGCGGCTCGGCATTGAGAAGAAATGTGAGAAGCATCAGATAAAGTTACCT ctctgccctgaggACACACTGACCCCCATCACCCTGCGCCTCAACTACACCCTGACCGGGGAGCCCATCGCTGCTGCCGGtcgcctcagacccatcctgagTGAGGACTCCGCACTGGTGTCTGTAGGCTCG CTCCCGTTTGAGAAGGACTGCGGCAGTGACAAAGTCTGCACTGATGAACTACAAATTTCCTTCAATTTCTCAGG CTTGAGCACCCTGGTGGTGGGGGTCACCCCTGAACTCAACACCACCGTCTCCATCCGGAACCGTGGTGAGAATTCCTACAGCACCACGGTGCAGTTCTTCTACCCGGCCGCGCTGTCCTACCGCCGGGTCCTGCTGCTCCAG TCTAACAGGAGGGCCGTGGCCGTTAAGTGCAGCTCGGCCGTGGGCTCCAAGGAGCAGACTCAGAGGAACAGCACCTGCCACGTCAACCACCCCATCTTCTGGAGCGGGGCTGAG GCCATCTTCATCGCCACCTTCGACGTCTCCTCTGAGGCCGACCTGGGGGACAGACTGCAGATCATGGCCAATGCCAGCAG tgacaATGGAGGCCCCATCACTGAGCACATGATTCACCGGGCGGAGCTGCCAGTCAAGTACGGCATCTTCATCATCCTCACCAG CCTTGAGGAGTCGACCAAGTACGTCAACTTCTCCTCCAAGGAGGCAGGGATAAGTGTGCCAGTGACACATCGGTACGAG GTCAAGAACCTGCGGCAGCGAAGCGTCCCCATCTCGGTCACGTTCCAGTTCCCCGTGGAGCTGAGCGGGGTCCGGGTGTGGGACGCCTCTGAGGTCGTCCCCTCCAAG CCCCAGCTGGCCCAGTGCAACAGTGAGGCTGAAACGCCTGGTTCAAAGGACTTTGTGAAGCAGATGAgcgagcgccccctgctg GACTGCTCCGTGGCCACCTGTAAGAAGATCCGGTGCAGAATCGCCTCCCTGGAAATGCAGCAGCCACTGGAGTTTGTGATCAAAGGGAACATCAGCTTCCAGTGGGTCTCCCAG gtGCAGACGGTGGTGGAGCGCTCCGAGGTCTATAACTACCTGCCCATCATTGTGGGCAGCAGCGTAGGGGGCCTAGTCCTGCTGGCTCTCATCACTGCAGCCCTCTacaag TTCGGCTTCTTCAAGCGCCAGTACAAGCAGAGGATGGAGGGTGATGGGGCCGAGCCAGCCCAGAGCGATGCGTCCTCTCCCCCCGATGCCCCCAAACAATAG